The window ACTAAGGCCAGCTTGCGTAATTTGGGAGAATATATCTAGTATACTgttgtaattactcgggagagagttacaaCAGTCAAaatgctcatgatcgatagagaatacttaggcaaaattatagccAACATAGCAGAAAGGATTCTGACAAGAAGGAAAATCAGAACCTTAGACCATTCTCATTCTTACTTACAACCAGTTTACAGCTAGTTCTTAATTATTGAATTTttattacgtaatatttagttaataaacaccTAATTTGTTAATCTAATATCTCTGAAGATTGAATACGTGAATTTCTGCGAGTCCAATAgctgtgattgataggttaatccCCTGTGGAATTCGACTCCGGACATGttaaccggaatatatttgcagAGACCGCTTTGTCTTTTTATAAGGcgtagttgggcgtgatcaaattttggcgttgttgccgAGGAATTAGCGGTGTTATTGATTGCAGTTAAAAAGAAGTgtaaaaattcttagtgtagacAATTTTCTTCAATATAAATTTTTCATTGAAATTCTAGCGTTTGTAGTCTTGGgtgttacaggtgcatgcctaaaaactcctcaagaactggtaaattttttgaagcattatcagatcctgagaaagttttcaaggcattGAATCGAGCAAACATGAAAGGCAATCAACCACAAAACTCATCCGAAAAATTTGAACCAGATATGGGAGACGAAGTAAACAACACGGACACCATGAATGACCCAAACAATAAAAACAACGCAAATGACCCAAATTATCAAGatgtggcacctcttgtgccagaagcaacACTATATGATTGGTCACAACCCAGAGCTGACAACTTAGCAATTGCTATTGTAGTCCCTCAGATGCAAGCAGATTCATTCCAgatcacaaacaacatgctacatctattgcagaacaagggactattCTTTGGGTCATACGTTGAAGATCCACAATAGCATCTCAAGAATTTCCTATCAATTTGTGCTACGCAGAGGCAACACAACGTGACACCGGAAGCAATACGCTTGCTGTTATTTCCATTCTTAGTAACAGGAGCAGCTCAAacttggcttaattcactccccatcaactccatcactacttgggaggaattagttaAACAATATTTGAGCAAATTTCATCCACCCAATAAGACTGCTTGGCAATATTGAGCTTCAAGCAGAAACCAACTGAGACACTACACGAGACGTGGGAGAGATTCAAGGGTCTATTGGTTACGTGTCCACATCATGGTATTCCGGAGCAGATGTTGGGGCAGAGATTTTACATGGATTTGGCAGATAGCTTGAAagccaatgttgatgcttcaacAGGTGGAGCATTTTTTAGCAAGACATTCAGGGAGAGCAAGATCGTGCTTAACAAGATGGCACTAAACTCAGGATGGACAACAAGGAATGCTCCAATCACTCATGTGGTTCACTCAGTGGCTCTAGATCCAGCTAACTCTATAGCTGAAAATATGGCTACTCTGATGACGTAAATGAGCATCCTCACCAAAAAAGTTGAAGAATCAGGCCAtaagcagcaggtacacatagttgaTGCAACCAATGGGGGTCCATGTACATCATGCATTAATCAACCATATGTATGCTCATGGGGTGCTGAAGGTGAGAATCAACAATATCATGAGAACATGAATTATGTGGCTAACTACGGGGAACCGAGAccaggtggtcagaattggggtcaGCAGAATCAACAATACAGACCAGCTCAGTagcagtacaataacaacaataatcatGGGGCTATGCGACCACAGGGGCAAATGGCACCTTACTAAAGGCAACAAGGGTATaaccagcaaaatcagcagcaGGCTTATCAACAACCTCCACAGCAACAGATTATGAGATATGAAGATGGGTTTGCTAAACTTGAGGGAATGATGCAACAAGTGATTGGGACCACTGGGAAACTAGCTGACGGAGTAGACTCACATGAGTCAGCAATTAAGAACATTGAGATACAGTTAGGACAGATTTCTATGGCCCTAAATTATCGTCCTCATGGGACGTTACCTGCAAAcacccaaatcaatccaaaagagCAGTGCCCAAAGCAGCTGATGGCAGTGAGTCTCCAAAATAGTAGGGACTTAGATCTGGAGCAAGCAATTGCTCGCGAAAGTAGGCCAACTGAAATACTGGTGTCAGTACCCATTGAGATAGATAATCCAACAGGTTTAACTGAGGTGACGGTACATAATGCGCAAGAGAACACCAACAAGGAAGATCAGGTTGAGAAAGAGACTGAGGCTACACCGGAACCGACAGTAGAAGCAGTGCCTGAACAAGAGAAAAACCAAATCACAGGGAAAAAGCGACCTCCAGCACCACTCCCATAGAGATTGGCCAAGTATTAGAAAGATGAGCAGTACAAGAAATTTTTggagatgttgaagcaaattcaggtaaatattccattgattgatgctttAAAGAaaatgcctggttatgcaaagatgatgaaggacttgatgtcttgCAAGTTTGACTTTCAAAACTTGGCCATGGTTACACTAACCCAAACCTGCAGTGCTGTTGTGACGAGACCCATAGCCGAGAAGCTGtctgatccagggagttttacaaTCCCTTACATAATTGACAACTTTGCTTTTACTAAGGCACTGTGTGATCTGGGATCAAGCATAAACCTTATGCCCCTGGCTATCTATAAAAGGCTAGGCATGGGAAGAGCTATACCCATGTCTATGCTACTACAGCTGGCTGATCGAACAGTGAAGAAGCCCTCTGGGATTCTAGATGATGTATTGGTGCAGGTTGGGAAGTTTATGTTCCCAGTAGATTTCATCATCCTTGACTATCGGGTTGACGAGGAAAtttccataattttgggaagaccattcttggaCACTGGAAGAGCtttaattgattgtgaaactggagAGCTCAAGATGATATTAaacaatgaagagataacattcaatgtgcaaaAATCTATGCGGAGACCAAGTGAATATGCTAATTACTCTCTGATAGATGCGGTGGATGTAGTCCTGGAGGAGGAAGATAAGGCACTGAACATTAAAGGCCATCTAACAGCATGTCTCATGAACTTAGATGAAGCTAATGGAGAAGAGTTGGTTTAGTGGGTACTTGCTCTTGAAGGCCAAGGTTTTTGGAAAAGGGAGCTCGAATTTTAGCCTTTACAATTAGAGGAAAGAAAAACTTTTCCAGCTAAGCCATCAATAGAAGAGCCACCAACGCTGGAACTGAAACCACTACCATCTCATCTCAGGTATGCATTCTTGGGCCTCACTCAActctacctgttattatctcatccagTTTGTTAGATGTGTAGGCAGAACAGCTTTTGCAGGTACTGACTAAGTGCAAGACTGCAATTGGGTGGACCATTACAGACATCAAGGGGATCAGCCCGgccttctgtatgcataagattctactgGAAGATGGGCATAAACCctccagagaacatcaaagaaggttgaaccccaacataaaggaagtggtgaagaaagaagtgatcaagtggttagatgcgggaatcatatTCCCCATCTCTGACAACAACTGGGTTAGCCCAGTGTAGTGTGTACCGAAAAAAAGAGGTATGACGGTAGTGAAAACGAGAATAACGAGTTGATCTCTACACGAACAGTCACAGATTGGAGAATCTGTATGGATTACAGGAAGTTGAACTTGGCTACTAGGaaggaccatttcccattgccattcattgatcaaatgctagatagattggcagggaggtctcaCTTTAGCTTCCTGGATGGGTACTCGGGGTATAATTAGATTTTTATTACCCCCgaggatagagagaaaacatcGTTCACCTACCCTTATGGAATCTATGCATTTCGTCAAATGCCCTTTGTCCTATGCAATGCACACTACATTCCAAAagtgcatgatggccatcttcaaaGATATGGTAGAGGAGAtaatggaggttttcatggatgacttctcagtggtggggaattCATTCGATGATTGCCTTGTGAACCTGAGGCGAGTTTTGAAAAGGTGTATCGAGACTAATCTAGTACTCAACtaggaaaagtgccatttcatggtacaggaaggtatagtcttggggcacatAGTGTCAAGTAAAGGTATTGAGGTGGATCGTGCAAAAGTTGATGTGATAGAAAAGCTTCCACCACCCACCTCCGTCAAAGCAatcagaagttttcttgggcatgccggtttctataggagatttataaaagatttttccaaaattgctaaccccttgtgtaaattgcttgaaaacGATCACCCTTTTGTGTTTCCTGATAACTGTAGGGTAGCTTTTGAGGAATTAAAGAAGAGACTGGTAACATCACCTATCATAATtgcccccaactgggagcaaccgttTGAGATGATATATGATGCTAGTGACTATgttgtgggatcagttcttgggTAGCAAAGagataaaatcatgcatccaaTATACTACGCAAGTAGAACGTTGAGTGGAGCCCAGCTAAATTACACCGTGACTGAGAAGGAGATGCTGGcagtggtgttcgcatttgacaagttcaggtcttatttgataggctcaaaggtaattgtttatactgaccatgttGCTCTTAGTTACTTAATTGAAAAGAAGGAGTCAAAACCGCACTTGATTCGATGGGTGCTACTGCTACAAGAATTTGATTTAGAGATCCGTGACCGAAAGGGAATGGAGAACCAAGTAGCTAACCATTTATCCAGGctggaaggagctgaaaagaagGTTGAGGTAGAAGAgattctggaaacctttccagatGAACAACTACTAACCATGAGTCTTGAGGAAGCGTCATGGTATGcagacattgcaaactacctAGCGAGTGGTATTGTTCCTTATGACCTTTCCTCTATTCAAAAGATaaagttctttcgtgattgttgtatatattattgggatgagccttatctattcaggatttgtattgataacatgATCTGGAGATGTATCCTCGAGATAGACCagtcttctattttgcaggcttgtcacgcaTCACCATATGGTGGGCACTTTGGGAGAGTGAGGACAGCTGCGAAAGTCTTGGAGTCGGGGTTCTATTGGCCAACATTGTTCAAAGATACACATCTATGGATAAAGGGGTGTGATGAATGCTAACGAACCGGGAACATTTCCCGCagacatgagatgcccatgaacccaattcaggagGTAGAAGTGTTTGATGTATGGGGAATCGACTTCATGGGGCCGTTCATCAGCTCATATGGCaacaagtacatactcgtcacttTGGACTACATGTTCAAATGGGTAGAAGTTGCAGCActccctacaaatgatgcaaaagGGGTAATTGCTTTTCttagaaaagatcattttcacCCGATTTGGCACCCTTGGGACCCAAGGGCAATAATCAGTAACGGAGGCACTCACTTTTTCAATCAAACCTTTACAAAGTTGTTGGAGAAGTATgatgtatgccacaaggtggccaCCTCATATCATCCACAAACAAGCAGGAAAGTGGAAGTCTCGAATAGAGAAATTAAGAGTGTGCTAACTAAAATGGTGAATGCAACTAGAACAGATTGGGCAAggaagttagatgatgcactttGGGCGCATCGAACCACTTTCAAAACCCCAATTGGCATGTCGCCATACAAGTTGATGTTTGGGAAGTCGTGTTATTTACCCGTAGAGTTGGAGTATAGAGCTTGGTGGGCATTGAGGCAGTTGAATCTTGATATTGAAGCTGCAGGCACAAGTAGAGTAATGAAGTTGCACGAGCATGATAAGTTCAGATATCACACCTTTGAGAGCACAAGATTGTATAAGGAGAGAATGAAGACGATACATGATAGAAATATTATTGAGCTGAATTTTAAACTCAGAGATACGATATTGCTATACAACTCAAGACTAAGGTTATTTCCGGGCAAATTGAAATCACGATGGTCAGGGCCATTTCGTGTGGTTGAAATCCACCCCACGGGTGCCGTAGAGATTGCTGCGAATAATGACTCTCGCACGTTCAGAGTCAATGGGCAAAGATTAAAACATTATGTGGGCATGGATGAAGCAAAGGTAGTGTCAGTGATCCATTTGATCGAGCCTTCGATGTTGAGCGTATTGTGAATGCACGTATCTGCGTCGTTCTAcgcgttaaatcaggcgctttaTGGGAGGAAACCCATTGATCTGTTGTATTCATCATGCCGCaatgttaaatcaggcactttttgggaggcaacccaattcgtagttgatttttagtgtagttagaatttttgtttttgtttttagatACTAACAAGTTTGCAGGTGAGTTCGGGCGAGTCATGCAAGATTTAAACATCACGAGAAGTCAGGAAAATGCTAGGGACATCCCGGCCTTAAGCTGGCCTCGCCTGACTAAAGCTAGGGTCAGCCAGGCCTTAGCCTGGCAACGCCTGGCTAACGCCAAGTAAGTGATTTTGCcttatttttttaaagttatAAACGAGCCTTTGGTCGAAAAACTCATTACAAACACACACTCACTTATTAATCTCTTTTCAAAGCAAACCCTAACCTCTCTCCCATCAACGCACACCAATCTCCACAAGAAATTTCACAAGCACACTAACCCATTGCACATATTGATTGTTCAACCACACACAATCACCATTCACATAGAGGTCAAGCTTCATCTTGCTAGCCCTTCACACTCATCCGAATTTCTAAGTCAATCTATTCCTCACAAAGCTTCAAAGGTATAATTTAATCTTGTTTCTTGGTAATTTCGAGTTAGGTACATATGTTGAGTAGTGGGTGTTCTTCATTATTGGTTATGTTTCATTGTTGCTTGTGCCTCATTAAGGGTGGTTGTTCTTCATGGTTTTATGGTGTTTGTGTGACCCAATCCCATAAATCCCTTAGGATTGGTGCTGAGTTTTtgaaaatgtgtggtaatatGGAACCCCCAAGCCGATTTGGGAGGATGAGGCAATCCCTCAAGTCCACAAGAACTCCTAAAGCATTAGTGCTCGTCAAGTGTTCGATAAAATGCCTCAATTGCATTCCTAGTACCTTTGGAGCCCGAGTCTTCGGGATTGGTAATTTAGTGCTATGTAAAAGTGCACCACATTAAcctcttaagtgtggggtggctcacGAGTAGCCAAAACATTGTTGTGTGACTCTAATATTAAGCAAAATAcaaggtgaagtctgagtaaccttgGCAAGTTGAGGAAGCTGGTGTGTGTATTGTGTAAAGTAGCATTAACTGACGATTGCTCGCTTGTGCAGGAACGAAGATGCCGCCCAGAAAAGATACAGGCAAGGGAAAGGCCACTTCATCAGCCCAATCTAAAGTAGAGTCAACCTCTGCACCTCCTCCAAAGAAAAGAAATAGGGGAGAGGTTGCTTCAAGTATGACGGGTGCCCAAGCAGTAGCAGTTGTAGCTGCCATGCGCCGACAACCCCCAGGCCAATGGTAATTTGGCATGAACAGCATACCTATGCACACGAGGGATTGGTATAAACGTTAATCATGTCCATCCGAAGGGAGCTATTCAGGAGCGCAGTGTAAAGGCTAAGTATCCGACTATTTGGAAAGAGATTCAGGAGCTGGGGTTAAGCTATGTCTTTCAAAGCACAGGGGACATCAACCTCAACTTAGTAAGGGAATTCTATGTGGGGTTTGATCCTAAGGACACTGAGGAGCTGGTGCCAATCTGGGGTCGCTTGATTGATTTTTCACCCAAGGACATATGCCATTTTTTAGGTGCTCCCAATGTTTCTGTGGAGCCATTGGAACAATTCATTTACAGGCCAACTTATAGAGAGCTAAGGCACACTCTCTGTGGGGTAGACTCTACTGTTGCATGGGTTTGGGACAAGGAAACGAATCGTCACAAGAGGTTCTttaagaagaaaatgaaggcagAGGCTCAGGTGGGCTCAGGTTGATAAATGCACGGCTCCTACCGTGCAATCATGACATGCTTATAAGCCGAGTGCGAACCTGTGTGTTATATTTCCTTATGACAGGGCAGAGAGTGAATGTGGGTCACCTGATTTGCCACTAAATGGAACAAGTGTGAATGAGTAAAAGGATTGATCGGATGCATTTCCTAATTTCCTGCCTCGATTCCTACAACATGGGTTGAGGTGGAGCCTGATTTTGACCACACTATCGATCAGTTCATCCGGCAAACAGACACCACGAACTTACGGCTGAAAGGCGAAGCTGGGTCACTGACAGGTGCTGAGCGCAATGTGCGTGATGACAGTCTCATGGCCCATCTTTATGGGATGATAGATTTGCAGCTGAGAATTGGGGGTCACTCGGCCACAGCTGAGGAGAGGGCTGATTTAAAGCATCTATACCCGCTCAATGCTCATGCTCAATAGATGGTTGGCATAGGAAAGGGATGCAAACTCCCCGATGATGAGGATGTCAACACACCAAAGTGCTCTGATGCTGAGCCAATGCATTCGGATGGTGAGGGAGATGGTGACAATGGAGAGGAAGAACATGATGAAGAGTGGAGAGCGTCAGATGATGACGACGCTGCTTGACTAGGGAGTTTTCTTGCACCCTACTCTTTGAATTTTTGTCATGTCTAATTGTGTATGCACTGTGGAAACTGCATGATTTAAGTGCGGGGTGAGAACTTGTAGCTATTGTTGGTTGATAGCATTGGTTTTGTTGTTATTGCTTTTGTGTGTTTTTTTGTAAGTGGTAGAAATTAGTAGTTGTTAGATTGTGTTTATTTTTAGAATTTGCTAAGattgttttgttttctctctaAAACAGAAATAGATTGGACTCTTCCGGACGATGGATTTCGTaggcagttttcttgagggaagtaagtctaaagaaaatatcaaaaagagttttttttaggtagtgtagtaattgtcccttggtttttctttgggtcgtggttctttttcaagggtttttaGTTGAACCAGGTGTAGGtagtttttaatttttaggagtaggaatCACGTGGCTAAGCACTTAATCGCAGCAATATCCCGACCTTGATGATGCCTTGAGAATAATCAGTACTCCGGTTGAGatgcttaggctcaatttttgactctaGGATAAATACCTTAAATCAAACtcttaaatttgcttaactgaTTTGACTGGAGTGTCGTGATAGAACCAATTCTGAAtgagttatgtgtcatgtgtTTGTAAGGTTTTGTTGTATTCTGTGCAGTGCAATTGATGTCGAGTACTTGCCCCGTGTGTGCAAAGCGAAATGGAAATCTTGTTCAGTCTGAGAAGTGATATAAGAagttctttgttgagccagatatatataaAGTACCCACCTGAatgttatgtatcatagttaactTCTTTGAGCTtataatcatgtttctttggtaAGCACATTACAAGTCGTACCCTTTTGTTTGAATAAACCGTATATTTGAACCTTGTCACCTCTCGTAAGCACTTGAATTGTGATGAATTATtgaaaagttaaagtgtggggtggtgatttggcttttgagtggaacaatgaaatcaggagaaaggtgcatcgaaaaaaaaaatgtgtcaaTAAAAGCCATTTGGatagaaaaaaatatattgaaggttAAAGAATATTGATGGTGGTGGCTTTGGACATAGTGGTGCTTAAAGAATTAGGGGTAAAATATATTGAAGTTAAGGTGGAATCTTGGTTTGACATAAATAAGGGATTGAAGGTTGAAGTAtttgtattaaagtgcttaagggaggTGTAATCACTTAtaccaaatgtatcctacctgaCCTGCAACCTATattacaaccaatgaaagtcctatttgatcttagactgaatgaacTCGATTAGTAAAGTATTACACTAAGGGCAAGTTTATGGTACGTCACTTggggcatatgaatgttatttctaagAGCGAGTGAATTTTTCCTATCTTGAATTCCTACAGTCTTAAAATGCAAGGTGTGTGGAACTAAAGCTCTTTGAttgggtgagggcacatgattcataaatgaaaggtaatgttgttgacctccttgttagagtaagtaagtgaattgtgaataaAGCATGGTATTTGTGAGTCAATTATTGAGGCGAGGATGTCACGCCTTTGTGCTTAaactattttaaagattcttggtaTAATAAGTTAAGGGAATTGCTAAATAGGTGGTGTCCATAAGTGTAacttgattgctcgaggacgagcaaatgtttaagtgtagggtattgatgtgtggctataattcatggtttttgCACATTTTATGCCTTGcgttttacatgctttaatgttAAATTACACTTTGGTTGAGCGTAAtggagtttattttatgtgtaggtatatcagaaatgaaaatagagctaAAGGAATGCTTGAACATCGAAAGTGCGTTCGAGAACGGTGAAAAGGAGAAGTCGGGCAAAAGCCAGCCAAGCCAGGCGACGCCTGCTTAAAGCCAGGCTTAGCCTGGCATTAGCTAAGCGCTACCCAAGCGACGCCAGGTCTAAGGCTGGGCCCAGTCCGAGTTTTGTTGGTTTTGGGTGTTTTCCGGTTCGACCAGAAATTAACCTACACATTTAGGGCTTGTCccaaacatataaatagaccCAAAAACGTCACTTTGAAGGACTTTTGTAACTGGAGGCAAGAATAGCTCATGTCACACATACTTTGGAGTTGGATTCATTGATTTCTACATCTCTTTatctttactttgtaatttaattatgcaaatTACTTTGGATATCGTTACTATgaacatgagtagctaaatatctaatctagggttttgatgaacctattggaggatgaatTTCTTgctatgttaatatagatttgccttaatactttctctatttgttcaactatattgtgattgttgttgattgaatggccctCAATcggctgtgcctatttagtatgcattacttgggagagagtgtatatttaggtagttgttgaacaacactacTCTTaatgtatatgagggatcaatacgaagggtttaaaggtgggattagggataacgaaactttgggtgtgatctaagtgagctgtaactAAGgtcagctagcgtaattcgggagaatatgtctagtatattgttgtaattactcgggagagagttacaacagtcagagtgctcatgatcgatagagaatacttaggcaaaattatagcaAACATAACACAAAGGATTCCGACAAAAGGGGAAATAAGAACCTTAGACCAttctcattcttgcttacaaccaGTTTATAGCTAGTTCTTAATTATTGAATTTttattacgtaatatttagttaacAAACACCCAATTTGTTAATCAAATATCTCTGAAGATTGAATACGTGGATTTTTGCGAGTCCAATAgctgtgattgataggttaattctccgtgggattcgactccggacttgttaaccgaaatatatttgcagcgaccgctttgtATTTTTATAAGGCGGGCGTGATCAAGATTCGATCACGTTCTGTTAACAGATGTTACATATGTACTATCTATAATGAAACTGATTAGTTTTGTGAGCTGCACCAAAAATATTGATAATGAAACCGGAGGTGGAGAAAGATAACACTTCCCCGTTATTTATTAAAATCGAAATTAGTGTGATTCAGCTCAAGATTCTCAGACACGGGACTCCGCCTGTAGCTTACAAGTGGATTACTCTTGCAATGgctattttgtttttcttcttctgtttctttTGTGTAGAAGATGCATAAGTAAGGTTTCTTTGTTAATCATTGCATTCTTCAATTTACAGATTCTAATTCCAATCCTACAATGGGAAGCCACTGCATTTGGCCGTCCAGTGCTTGCTCTCGTACTGGTAGCTTCTTTGGCACTGTTTCCGGTATTCCTGATTCCTTCTGGACCATCAATGTGGCTCGCTTGAATGATCTTTGGATATGGTCTTGGATTTGTTATTATAATGGCTGGAACAACAGTTGGGATGACCCTGCCATATTTCGTTGGTTTGCTTTTCCGAGATAGAATTCATGTGAGATACCTTCATGTCTTGTCTAGTTTATTAGTTCATTGGTCTTGTGGACTGGTAATAGTAATTTCCTGTATTGTGCTTCATGCTGTTTAGTTGATTGCATCTGCAGCAATGGTTAAAGAGATGGCCTCACAAGACAGCCATGATTAGACTGGTGGGAGAAGGAGTTGGTTTCATCAATTCCGTGTGGTTGCTGCATTTAGGATTTCGCCATTTCCATACGCAATCTTCAATTATGCAGTGGTAGTGACAAAGATGAGGTTCTGGCCTTATTTTTGTGGATCTATAGCAGGAATGATTCCGGAATCCTTCATTTATATCTACAGGTAAATACCCCACACAGCACCCCTCCCTTCTTTTCTATGTTTATTTGCTTATGTTGTCTTCCTGCAATTTGTATTCAGTGGTCGGCTAATGAGGACATTTGCGGATGTGCAATATAGGAACCATCACCTGACTAGAGTTGAGATTGCCTATAATGTTATTTCATTCATTATAGCGGCATTCACAGTCTATGCCAAGAGGACACTGAGTCAACTTGAAAGTGAAGAAGAAAACAATGGTGAAGGCTCTGCCTCCGACCGTGGGAGGTTAGAAATGGAACCTCTCCCAACTGAAAACTCCAAGCGTCCTAGTTTTTGCTCAACTTTGTAGTAAGAGGAATGTTAACCCTCAACTCTGTCTAGGGAACTAGTGTAAATAATTTGAATTGGAGCGGCATGTTTTATATATCCCTCCATATTTGTATCTAGAAATCGAAAGATGCTTATTGAGAAAAAAACAGTGTTATGTAACTAGAGCTGATGCCTGACTAATTGATCCTGGAAAATGAAGACAACATTTGATTGTGGAGCATGAACATCTCTCCTTCTCTCTCAATGCAAAGACAACCACATATACTTTTAAAAGAATAGTTAATTGTTCATTCTTATTATGCTCATCAGAAATGCTAATAACTGTATAACTAAGGAGTTGTGTGATGATTGTTTAGATAAGAAAGTTCAACAGTTGATGAGATGCCTTCAATTGCAGGTCTCTTGGAAACACAGATGCTTTCTAGTGTTTCCATGGCCATCTTATTTTGGGTTGATGAACCAGCTCTACCACCTGTTGCCCAGAACTTGAGAAGCCCTTCTATTTGCTGATCAAATATTCCTTTCTTAAATCTGCTTCCCATCTGTGTCCATGTCAAATTTGCACAATCACACACAATTCTTATTGAAGAATCAtcatcacaacaacaacaaacccagtgtaatcccgcTAGTGGGGTCCgaggagggtagagtgtacgcagaccttatccctaccttaagaaggtagagaggttgtttccggaag of the Nicotiana tabacum cultivar K326 chromosome 7, ASM71507v2, whole genome shotgun sequence genome contains:
- the LOC107824269 gene encoding uncharacterized protein LOC107824269; this translates as MLKQIQVNIPLIDALKKMPGYAKMMKDLMSCKFDFQNLAMVTLTQTCSAVVTRPIAEKLSDPGSFTIPYIIDNFAFTKALCDLGSSINLMPLAIYKRLGMGRAIPMSMLLQLADRTVKKPSGILDDVLVQVGKFMFPVDFIILDYRVDEEISIILGRPFLDTGRALIDCETGELKMILNNEEITFNVQKSMRRPSEYANYSLIDAVDVVLEEEDKALNIKGHLTACLMNLDEANGEELV